From Candidatus Eisenbacteria bacterium, the proteins below share one genomic window:
- a CDS encoding ABC transporter ATP-binding protein, translated as MVENLSLSVSAGEWVAVTGGNGGGKSSLLLGLAGLWPTQGEITFEGRSLDGQPGGLRPDMGIVLQDPSTQILQHTVFDEMAFGLRNLGVAGDEVSVRVRRWAERLGLDEELETDPTKLSAGWQQRVLIGAALVTEPRLLLADEPTAHLDAETRRRVLDEVARRTSEGMAVVWVTQLEEELDRATRTIEVGPSPPGRPPVAPAPAAGAESVRIRVSPTPEPASNAPRVSISHAIEISVPARGVTGIIGRNGIGKSVILGAVSGHSPIPQVEAKWSITTDPPPITTLQYPELQIFEESPESEVVYAAVARGVPRPEAVDLAGKALEGLGIDLESWSARRTWSLSTGEKRLLEVVSALIAPACLYALDEPSAGLDPARKALLGSLIARRAASRPVLIATQDCDWLVSLGGRVVDLNSRKQPVSAHIDLKTH; from the coding sequence GTGGTCGAGAACCTCTCCCTGTCGGTGTCCGCCGGTGAGTGGGTGGCCGTCACCGGGGGGAATGGCGGAGGCAAGAGCAGCCTGCTGCTGGGGCTCGCGGGATTATGGCCGACCCAGGGGGAGATCACTTTCGAGGGAAGGTCCCTCGACGGTCAGCCGGGGGGCCTCCGCCCGGACATGGGGATCGTGCTCCAGGATCCGAGCACCCAGATCCTCCAGCACACCGTCTTCGACGAGATGGCCTTTGGCCTCCGAAATCTGGGAGTCGCTGGCGACGAGGTGAGCGTCCGGGTCCGGCGCTGGGCCGAACGGCTCGGGCTCGATGAAGAGCTGGAGACCGATCCCACGAAGCTCTCCGCCGGGTGGCAGCAGCGGGTGCTCATCGGGGCCGCGCTGGTCACGGAGCCACGGCTGCTCCTGGCCGACGAGCCCACCGCGCATCTCGATGCCGAGACGAGGCGGCGAGTCCTGGACGAGGTGGCCCGGAGGACGTCGGAGGGGATGGCGGTGGTCTGGGTCACCCAGCTCGAAGAGGAGCTGGACCGGGCGACCCGTACGATCGAGGTGGGCCCTTCGCCTCCAGGTCGGCCCCCAGTCGCTCCGGCCCCCGCCGCCGGAGCCGAGAGCGTCCGGATCCGGGTGAGCCCCACCCCGGAGCCAGCCTCGAACGCACCCCGGGTCTCGATCAGTCATGCGATCGAGATCAGCGTTCCAGCGCGAGGAGTCACCGGAATCATCGGACGAAACGGGATCGGGAAGAGCGTCATCCTCGGCGCCGTGTCCGGCCATTCGCCAATCCCTCAAGTGGAAGCGAAATGGTCGATTACGACCGATCCGCCACCCATCACCACCCTTCAATATCCGGAGCTTCAGATCTTCGAGGAGAGCCCGGAGTCCGAAGTGGTCTATGCGGCAGTGGCGAGAGGGGTTCCACGCCCCGAGGCGGTCGATCTCGCCGGTAAGGCGCTCGAGGGTCTGGGGATCGACCTGGAGTCATGGTCGGCGCGGCGAACCTGGTCGCTGTCGACGGGTGAGAAGAGATTGCTCGAGGTCGTGTCGGCCCTGATCGCTCCCGCTTGCCTCTACGCTCTGGACGAGCCATCAGCCGGCCTGGACCCCGCTCGCAAGGCCTTGCTCGGTAGTCTCATTGCCAGACGCGCCGCATCTCGGCCGGTGCTGATCGCGACCCAGGACTGCGACTGGTTGGTGTCCCTTGGTGGTCGAGTCGTCGATCTCAATTCGAGAAAACAGCCCGTAAGTGCCCATATTGACTTAAAAACCCATTGA
- a CDS encoding haloacid dehalogenase-like hydrolase has translation MRTAYLCDFDGTVAPSDIGAALFLRFARPDRKEAAAALARWKADEIGHRELTEIECRCMDVSADEALEFSRGHGIDPGFAGFVRAVHERGDVVMVASEGYDFYVADQLTRAGLSDVPWRANHARFEGRTMIPEFPWADPGCTRCGNCKAQYVREHRARGFRVVFVGDGLSDRCGARAADQVFARASLWDWCRSAGVLASPFVDFRSLARAEAA, from the coding sequence ATGCGCACGGCTTATCTCTGTGACTTCGACGGCACCGTCGCGCCTTCGGACATCGGCGCCGCGCTGTTCCTTCGTTTCGCGCGCCCCGACCGGAAAGAGGCCGCGGCCGCGCTCGCGCGCTGGAAGGCGGACGAGATCGGTCACCGCGAGCTCACCGAGATCGAGTGCCGGTGCATGGACGTGAGCGCCGACGAGGCCCTGGAGTTCTCGCGCGGACATGGGATCGATCCGGGATTCGCCGGTTTCGTGCGCGCCGTGCACGAGCGCGGCGACGTGGTCATGGTGGCGAGCGAGGGGTACGACTTCTACGTCGCCGATCAGCTCACCCGCGCAGGGCTCTCGGATGTGCCGTGGCGCGCCAACCATGCCCGCTTCGAGGGCCGGACGATGATCCCGGAGTTCCCCTGGGCCGATCCGGGCTGCACGCGCTGCGGCAACTGCAAGGCGCAGTACGTTCGCGAGCACCGCGCCCGCGGCTTCCGCGTGGTGTTCGTGGGCGATGGACTCTCGGATCGCTGCGGGGCGCGCGCCGCCGACCAGGTGTTCGCGCGGGCCTCGCTGTGGGACTGGTGCCGGAGCGCGGGGGTCCTGGCGAGCCCCTTTGTCGATTTCCGCTCGCTCGCCCGAGCCGAGGCGGCATGA
- the larC gene encoding nickel pincer cofactor biosynthesis protein LarC: MKIAYFDCFSGISGDMTLAALVSAGWSADQLRALPARMRLDGASITVSETRRGPFVATQVQVRAEGKQPHRHLRHIRDLLGAADLDLGVRQRAVEVFTRLAEAEAEVHGETIEKVHFHEVGAVDALIDVVGAIEGLKALGVDEVYASPLRLGRGAVRSEHGLIPVPAPATAILLRGAPVEMPDIEAELVTPTGAALITTLVRHWQPPPGFRLDRIGVGAGQRDLKEQPNVLRILLGEAEAPNGLGLRRVAVLETALDDENPQFIAALVPRLLEHGALDAMVIPTTMKKGRPGVWLVVVAEPASAHALARQILTETSSLGVRFRFDERLELARRALEVDTPFGRVAVKVADVPGQGPRAAPEFESVRAAAEKAGRPLREVADAALRAWQEGERSRRE; encoded by the coding sequence GTGAAGATCGCCTACTTCGACTGCTTCTCGGGGATCAGCGGGGACATGACGCTCGCCGCCTTGGTCTCCGCGGGCTGGAGCGCCGACCAGCTGAGAGCACTGCCCGCGCGCATGCGGCTCGACGGCGCGAGCATCACGGTCTCCGAGACCAGGCGCGGACCCTTCGTCGCCACCCAGGTCCAGGTCCGGGCCGAAGGAAAGCAGCCGCACCGGCACCTGCGTCACATCCGCGATCTGCTCGGCGCCGCCGACCTCGACCTCGGGGTTCGCCAGCGGGCGGTCGAAGTCTTCACCCGGCTCGCGGAAGCCGAGGCCGAGGTCCACGGCGAGACGATCGAGAAGGTTCACTTCCACGAGGTCGGGGCGGTGGACGCGCTGATCGACGTCGTCGGAGCGATCGAAGGGCTGAAGGCGCTCGGCGTGGACGAGGTGTACGCGTCGCCGCTCCGGCTCGGCCGTGGAGCGGTGCGCTCGGAGCACGGACTGATCCCGGTCCCCGCTCCGGCGACTGCGATCCTGCTGCGCGGCGCCCCGGTCGAGATGCCCGACATCGAGGCCGAGCTGGTGACGCCGACCGGGGCCGCGCTGATCACCACGCTGGTCCGGCACTGGCAGCCTCCACCCGGCTTCCGGCTCGATCGCATCGGCGTCGGGGCGGGGCAACGCGACCTCAAGGAGCAGCCCAACGTGCTCCGCATCCTTCTCGGTGAGGCCGAGGCGCCCAACGGCCTCGGACTGCGCCGAGTGGCGGTCCTCGAGACCGCCCTCGACGACGAGAACCCGCAGTTCATCGCCGCGCTCGTGCCGAGGCTGCTCGAGCACGGCGCGCTCGACGCGATGGTGATCCCGACCACCATGAAGAAGGGGCGGCCCGGGGTGTGGCTGGTGGTCGTCGCCGAGCCGGCGAGCGCGCACGCGCTGGCCCGGCAGATCCTCACCGAGACCAGCTCGCTCGGCGTCCGCTTCCGATTCGACGAGCGACTGGAGCTCGCGCGCCGCGCGCTCGAGGTCGACACCCCATTCGGCCGGGTCGCGGTGAAGGTCGCCGACGTCCCGGGGCAGGGCCCTCGCGCCGCGCCGGAATTCGAGTCGGTGCGGGCGGCGGCCGAGAAGGCGGGTCGTCCCCTGCGAGAGGTGGCGGATGCGGCGCTTCGCGCGTGGCAGGAGGGGGAGCGCTCCCGCCGGGAATGA
- a CDS encoding S41 family peptidase: MIRRHFALAGLLAALFAVGWWVGRSSATGPSDLYANVDGFIEVLQKVEQSYVDTVEPEVLVDGAIKGMLHDLDPYSQYLDESSWDNLKATTHGSFGGIGIVVSVRDNYPTVISPIEGSPAWTLGLRPGDVIVKIDGASSAGLTVDEVATRLRGPAGTSVKIAVRREGEEDAQEYTIQRQVIVTKSVPYSFMAEDHTGYLRLANFSENSGAEMRTAMERLRLQGATRLVLDLRANPGGLLDQAVDVVEQLVKPNTLVVFTRGRAKGQDNRYYSSERRPQLDWPMVVLVDQGSASASEIVAGALQDLDRALVVGQTTFGKGSVQSVFPLRGKNAALKLTTAKYYTPSGRSIHKAQASRPSLEVENDEEDALEPQPSPADTAPRRAYQTASGRKVLGGGGIVPDVVVVADSLPPLTRRVESRSLSFRFANRWTNQHPGAKLAAPNEAQWKAFLAFLEAEKVPATPAEIQAERPVLERSIHRELARRLSGDPAAAKVALEGDPVFEQALDILTRARTAREVFRVAASSGSGSTTR; this comes from the coding sequence TTGATCCGTCGACATTTTGCCCTGGCCGGACTGCTGGCCGCGCTGTTCGCCGTGGGCTGGTGGGTCGGGCGCAGCAGCGCCACCGGCCCCTCGGACCTCTACGCCAACGTCGACGGGTTCATCGAGGTCCTGCAGAAGGTCGAGCAGTCCTACGTCGACACGGTCGAGCCCGAGGTCCTGGTCGACGGCGCGATCAAGGGCATGCTCCACGACCTCGATCCCTACTCGCAGTACCTCGACGAGTCGTCCTGGGACAACCTCAAGGCCACGACCCACGGCAGCTTCGGGGGGATTGGCATCGTGGTCAGCGTGCGTGACAACTATCCGACGGTGATCTCTCCGATCGAAGGAAGTCCCGCATGGACGCTCGGGCTGCGGCCCGGCGATGTGATCGTGAAGATCGACGGCGCCTCCAGCGCGGGGCTCACCGTCGACGAGGTGGCGACGCGCCTGCGCGGCCCGGCCGGCACATCGGTGAAGATCGCCGTGCGTCGCGAAGGCGAGGAGGACGCGCAGGAGTACACGATCCAGCGCCAGGTCATCGTCACCAAGAGCGTTCCCTACTCGTTCATGGCCGAGGATCACACCGGATATCTGCGGCTCGCGAACTTCTCGGAGAACTCGGGAGCGGAGATGCGGACGGCGATGGAGCGCCTGCGGCTGCAGGGCGCCACGCGGCTGGTGCTCGATCTGCGCGCCAATCCCGGCGGACTCCTGGATCAGGCGGTGGACGTGGTCGAACAGCTCGTGAAGCCCAATACGCTGGTGGTGTTCACACGCGGGCGCGCGAAGGGACAGGACAATCGCTACTACTCCTCCGAGCGCCGCCCCCAGCTCGACTGGCCGATGGTGGTGCTGGTGGATCAAGGAAGCGCCTCGGCCTCCGAGATCGTGGCGGGCGCGCTTCAGGATCTGGATCGCGCGCTGGTGGTGGGGCAGACCACCTTCGGCAAGGGCTCGGTGCAGAGCGTGTTCCCGCTGCGCGGCAAGAACGCCGCGCTCAAGCTCACGACGGCCAAGTACTACACGCCTTCGGGACGCTCGATCCACAAGGCGCAGGCCTCGCGTCCCTCGCTGGAAGTCGAGAACGATGAGGAGGACGCCCTGGAGCCGCAGCCTTCGCCGGCGGATACCGCCCCGCGGCGCGCCTATCAGACGGCGTCCGGCAGGAAGGTCCTTGGCGGTGGCGGCATCGTTCCCGACGTGGTGGTGGTGGCGGACTCGCTGCCACCGCTGACGCGCCGGGTGGAGAGCCGCTCCCTCTCGTTCCGTTTCGCGAACCGCTGGACCAACCAGCACCCCGGAGCCAAGCTCGCCGCGCCGAACGAGGCGCAGTGGAAGGCGTTCCTCGCCTTCCTCGAGGCCGAGAAGGTGCCCGCGACCCCGGCCGAGATCCAGGCGGAGCGGCCCGTGCTCGAGCGCTCGATCCATCGCGAGCTGGCGCGCCGTCTCTCGGGCGATCCGGCCGCGGCGAAGGTGGCGCTCGAAGGCGATCCGGTGTTCGAGCAGGCGCTCGACATCCTGACGCGAGCCCGCACGGCCCGCGAGGTCTTCCGGGTCGCCGCGTCGTCGGGAAGCGGCTCGACGACCCGCTGA
- the tmk gene encoding dTMP kinase: MAGQFITFEGGEGSGKSTQLVRIAARLRARGIEPVITREPGGTPLAEAVRALLLDRQEPLEPVAEAGLIEAARADLFARVIAPALAAGGTVLCDRHADSTLAYQGYGRGLDLELLRSWNAAATRGRAPDITLLFDIDPTHGIQRRAAAGASNRIDREPLDFHRRVREGFLEIARGAPERFVILDASLPADTIESRCWSMIEERLRRPGEPAEKPVI, encoded by the coding sequence ATGGCTGGGCAATTCATCACGTTCGAAGGCGGCGAGGGTTCGGGCAAGTCCACGCAGCTCGTCCGCATCGCCGCGCGCCTGCGGGCGCGCGGAATCGAACCGGTGATCACGCGCGAGCCGGGCGGCACGCCCCTCGCCGAGGCCGTGCGCGCGCTGTTGCTCGACCGCCAGGAGCCACTCGAGCCCGTCGCCGAAGCCGGGCTCATCGAGGCCGCGCGCGCCGACCTCTTTGCCCGCGTGATCGCCCCCGCGCTTGCCGCCGGCGGCACCGTGCTGTGCGATCGCCACGCCGACTCCACGCTCGCATACCAGGGATATGGCCGCGGGCTCGATCTCGAGCTGCTGCGCTCCTGGAACGCGGCGGCCACACGGGGCCGGGCCCCCGACATCACCCTGCTCTTCGACATCGACCCCACCCATGGGATCCAGCGTCGCGCCGCGGCCGGAGCGTCCAATCGCATCGACCGCGAGCCGCTCGACTTCCACCGCCGGGTGCGGGAGGGGTTCCTCGAGATCGCGCGCGGCGCTCCGGAGCGGTTCGTGATCCTGGATGCCTCCTTGCCCGCGGACACGATCGAGTCCCGCTGCTGGTCGATGATCGAGGAACGCCTGCGGCGCCCCGGTGAACCGGCCGAAAAACCCGTGATATAG
- the larB gene encoding nickel pincer cofactor biosynthesis protein LarB: protein MRPAELESLLRRVRRGTITPADAAREIAQAPLERLAAATVDHQRGLRAGFPEVVFGQGKRPDDLVAIVSRLSRRNPVVLATRVDAEGRSALSAAFPRARVSERARVVVVPNGKRPPRPVGRVLVVCAGTADLPVAEEALLTARAMGSRAELVADVGVAGLHRLLAHRRALRGARVLVVVAGLEGALPSVVGGLTDRPVIAVPTSVGYGAHFDGLAPLLAMLNSCAAGVTVVNVDNGFGAGYAAHLINRGRGRR from the coding sequence GTGCGGCCGGCTGAGCTCGAGTCCCTGCTGCGCCGCGTGCGCCGTGGAACCATCACGCCGGCCGACGCCGCGCGCGAGATCGCCCAGGCGCCGCTCGAGCGGCTGGCCGCCGCGACCGTGGACCATCAGCGCGGACTGCGGGCGGGATTCCCGGAGGTGGTCTTCGGGCAGGGCAAGCGGCCGGACGATCTGGTCGCGATCGTGTCGCGGCTCTCGCGCCGCAATCCGGTCGTGCTCGCGACCCGCGTGGATGCGGAAGGCCGTTCGGCGTTGTCGGCGGCGTTTCCCCGCGCGCGAGTCTCGGAGCGCGCCCGCGTGGTCGTGGTCCCCAATGGCAAGAGGCCGCCGCGCCCGGTCGGCCGCGTGCTCGTGGTGTGCGCCGGCACCGCGGATCTTCCGGTCGCCGAGGAAGCCCTGCTCACCGCGCGCGCCATGGGAAGCCGCGCCGAGCTGGTCGCCGACGTCGGCGTCGCGGGCCTCCACCGGCTGCTGGCCCATCGCCGGGCGCTGCGCGGTGCGCGAGTGCTGGTGGTGGTCGCGGGACTTGAAGGAGCATTGCCGAGCGTGGTCGGGGGGCTCACCGATCGTCCCGTGATCGCCGTGCCCACGAGCGTCGGCTACGGTGCGCACTTCGACGGCCTGGCGCCGCTGCTCGCCATGCTCAATTCGTGCGCGGCCGGGGTCACCGTGGTGAACGTGGACAACGGCTTCGGCGCCGGATACGCAGCCCACCTCATCAACCGCGGCCGGGGGCGCCGGTGA
- the dusB gene encoding tRNA dihydrouridine synthase DusB has protein sequence MTRTSRAIGEIEFDSPFVLAPLAGVSDSPFRQLAREQGASAVYTEMVSADGLARNNQATLDYCRFEPHERPVGIQLFGADPGVMAEATRILCDLPEAARPDLIDINMGCPVRKVVNRCAGAALLNDLPRLSSIVARMAEVSRVPVTAKIRLGWDGNSQNVVEVSKTLEQSGAKAVAIHARTRAEKFEGAAHWEMIAAAKQAVGIPVIGNGDVRTPEDGERMLETTGCDLVMLGRAAFGDPWVFRRVRARHERGEILPLPTAAERLEAGIRHLELLVADVGELVAAKEMRKHVAWYVRGLPHSHKVREQVNQTRNAEDLAALLTVYLETLEQEGLAAFAGETAPDLGSLRAAG, from the coding sequence ATGACCCGGACCTCACGCGCGATCGGAGAGATCGAATTCGACTCGCCGTTCGTTCTGGCTCCGCTCGCCGGCGTGAGTGATTCACCGTTCCGCCAGCTGGCGCGGGAGCAGGGTGCTTCGGCGGTCTACACCGAGATGGTGTCCGCCGACGGACTGGCGCGCAACAACCAGGCGACGCTCGACTATTGTCGCTTCGAGCCCCATGAGCGGCCGGTGGGCATCCAGCTCTTTGGTGCGGACCCTGGCGTGATGGCCGAGGCCACGCGCATCCTCTGTGACCTTCCCGAGGCCGCGCGCCCCGATCTGATCGACATCAACATGGGGTGTCCGGTCCGCAAGGTGGTCAACCGCTGCGCGGGCGCCGCGCTGCTCAACGACCTGCCCCGGCTGTCGTCGATCGTCGCGCGCATGGCGGAGGTGAGCCGCGTCCCGGTCACCGCGAAGATCCGGCTCGGATGGGATGGCAATTCGCAGAACGTGGTGGAGGTGTCGAAGACGCTCGAGCAGAGCGGTGCCAAGGCCGTGGCGATCCACGCGCGCACGCGGGCCGAGAAGTTCGAAGGCGCGGCGCACTGGGAGATGATCGCCGCCGCCAAGCAGGCGGTCGGCATCCCGGTGATCGGAAACGGCGACGTGCGCACACCCGAGGACGGGGAGCGCATGCTCGAAACCACGGGCTGCGACCTGGTGATGCTCGGCCGCGCCGCCTTCGGAGACCCCTGGGTCTTTCGCCGGGTGCGCGCGCGCCACGAGCGCGGCGAGATCCTCCCGCTCCCGACCGCGGCGGAGCGGCTCGAGGCCGGCATCCGCCACCTCGAGCTGCTGGTCGCGGACGTCGGCGAACTGGTCGCGGCCAAGGAGATGCGCAAGCACGTGGCGTGGTACGTCCGAGGGCTTCCGCACAGCCACAAGGTCCGCGAGCAGGTGAACCAGACGCGGAACGCCGAAGATCTCGCGGCGCTCCTCACCGTCTATCTGGAGACGCTGGAGCAGGAAGGGCTCGCGGCGTTCGCGGGAGAGACCGCGCCCGATCTGGGGTCGCTCCGTGCGGCCGGCTGA